The following coding sequences lie in one Paramormyrops kingsleyae isolate MSU_618 chromosome 15, PKINGS_0.4, whole genome shotgun sequence genomic window:
- the abhd8b gene encoding protein ABHD8 isoform X1, which produces MGGADRKPYHLSTFLISKINIQVSAMLTSIMDGILCCLAGKSANVVVPIETCEPADGFEFVEVKPGRVLRVRHIVPERAVVTEHANGQGGSVHCKRKITVYRNGQLIIENLGEVVRSELLHCQNGDPEHSSTLEVELSNYNSPATSTGTPDRQLSGQPPVPRRRHRKPKRTVLIDCERKISSCKGTHADVALFFMHGVGGSLDIWGSQLDFFSRLGYEVIAPDLAGHGGSSAPQIAAAYTFYALAEDMRAIFKRYARRRNILIGHSYGVSFCTFLAHEYPEQVHKVVMINGGGPTALEPSLCSIFNLPACVLHCLTPCLAWSFLKAGFARQGAKEKQLLKEGNAFNVSSFVLRAMMSGQYWPEGDEVYHAEIAVPVLLVHGMHDKFVPVEEDQRMAEILLLAFLKVIDEGSHMVMMECPEAVNTLLHEFFLWEPDNSSKPKQETIKSTKDKIHPANGAAQLAAENKP; this is translated from the exons GTGTCCGCCATGCTGACAAGTATCATGGACGGGATTCTCTGCTGCCTCGCTGGCAAGTCCGCCAACGTGGTCGTGCCCATCGAGACTTGCGAGCCGGCCGATGGCTTCGAGTTCGTGGAGGTGAAGCCCGGGAGGGTGCTGCGGGTGCGACACATCGTCCCTGAGCGAGCCGTGGTGACGGAGCACGCCAATGGCCAAGGAGGCAGCGTGCACTGCAAGCGCAAGATCACGGTGTATCGCAATGGGCAGCTGATCATCGAGAACCTCGGCGAGGTGGTTCGCTCCGAGCTGCTGCACTGTCAGAACGGCGACCCGGAGCACAGCAGCACGCTAGAGGTGGAGCTCTCCAACTACAACAGCCCTGCTACCTCTACGGGGACCCCCGATCGCCAACTGTCGGGACAACCGCCTGTGCCCCGCCGTCGTCACCGCAAGCCCAAGCGCACGGTGCTCATCGATTGCGAGCGCAAAATATCGAGTTGTAAGGGGACCCACGCAGACGTGGCGCTCTTCTTCATGCACGGCGTGGGTGGCTCGCTGGACATCTGGGGAAGCCAGCTGGATTTTTTCTCACGTTTGGGCTATGAGGTCATCGCCCCTGATCTGGCCGGGCATGGTGGCAGCTCCGCCCCACAGATAGCTGCTGCCTACACTTTTTATGCTCTGGCGGAAGATATGCGTGCCATCTTCAAGCGATATGCTAGACGGCGGAACATTCTCATCGGACATTCCTACGG GGTGTCGTTCTGCACCTTCCTGGCCCATGAGTACCCAGAGCAGGTGCATAAGGTGGTGATGATCAACGGAGGGGGGCCCACAGCCTTGGAGCCCAGCCTCTGCTCCATCTTCAACCTGCCCGCCTGTGTGCTGCACTGCCTCACACCCTGTCTGGCCTGGAGCTTCCTCAA AGCTGGGTTTGCCCGCCAAGGTGCCAAGGAGAAGCAGCTTCTGAAGGAGGGCAATGCCTTCAATGTGTCGTCCTTCGTCCTGAGGGCCATGATGAGCGGGCAGTACTGGCCAGAGGGAGACGAGGTGTACCATGCGGAGATCGCCGTGCCCGTCCTGCTGGTGCACGGCATGCACGACAAGTTTGTGCCAGTCGAGGAAGACCAGCGCATGGCAGAG ATTCTGCTCCTGGCCTTTTTGAAGGTCATCGATGAAGGCAGCCACATGGTGATGATGGAGTGTCCAGAAGCAGTCAACACTCTTCTTCATGAATTCTTCCTCTGGGAGCCTGATAATTCATCCAAACCCAAACAAGAAACCATCAAGTCCACTAAAGACAAGATTCATCCTGCGAATGGGGCAGCTCAGCTGGCGGCGGAAAACAAGCCCTGA
- the abhd8b gene encoding protein ABHD8 isoform X2 yields the protein MLTSIMDGILCCLAGKSANVVVPIETCEPADGFEFVEVKPGRVLRVRHIVPERAVVTEHANGQGGSVHCKRKITVYRNGQLIIENLGEVVRSELLHCQNGDPEHSSTLEVELSNYNSPATSTGTPDRQLSGQPPVPRRRHRKPKRTVLIDCERKISSCKGTHADVALFFMHGVGGSLDIWGSQLDFFSRLGYEVIAPDLAGHGGSSAPQIAAAYTFYALAEDMRAIFKRYARRRNILIGHSYGVSFCTFLAHEYPEQVHKVVMINGGGPTALEPSLCSIFNLPACVLHCLTPCLAWSFLKAGFARQGAKEKQLLKEGNAFNVSSFVLRAMMSGQYWPEGDEVYHAEIAVPVLLVHGMHDKFVPVEEDQRMAEILLLAFLKVIDEGSHMVMMECPEAVNTLLHEFFLWEPDNSSKPKQETIKSTKDKIHPANGAAQLAAENKP from the exons ATGCTGACAAGTATCATGGACGGGATTCTCTGCTGCCTCGCTGGCAAGTCCGCCAACGTGGTCGTGCCCATCGAGACTTGCGAGCCGGCCGATGGCTTCGAGTTCGTGGAGGTGAAGCCCGGGAGGGTGCTGCGGGTGCGACACATCGTCCCTGAGCGAGCCGTGGTGACGGAGCACGCCAATGGCCAAGGAGGCAGCGTGCACTGCAAGCGCAAGATCACGGTGTATCGCAATGGGCAGCTGATCATCGAGAACCTCGGCGAGGTGGTTCGCTCCGAGCTGCTGCACTGTCAGAACGGCGACCCGGAGCACAGCAGCACGCTAGAGGTGGAGCTCTCCAACTACAACAGCCCTGCTACCTCTACGGGGACCCCCGATCGCCAACTGTCGGGACAACCGCCTGTGCCCCGCCGTCGTCACCGCAAGCCCAAGCGCACGGTGCTCATCGATTGCGAGCGCAAAATATCGAGTTGTAAGGGGACCCACGCAGACGTGGCGCTCTTCTTCATGCACGGCGTGGGTGGCTCGCTGGACATCTGGGGAAGCCAGCTGGATTTTTTCTCACGTTTGGGCTATGAGGTCATCGCCCCTGATCTGGCCGGGCATGGTGGCAGCTCCGCCCCACAGATAGCTGCTGCCTACACTTTTTATGCTCTGGCGGAAGATATGCGTGCCATCTTCAAGCGATATGCTAGACGGCGGAACATTCTCATCGGACATTCCTACGG GGTGTCGTTCTGCACCTTCCTGGCCCATGAGTACCCAGAGCAGGTGCATAAGGTGGTGATGATCAACGGAGGGGGGCCCACAGCCTTGGAGCCCAGCCTCTGCTCCATCTTCAACCTGCCCGCCTGTGTGCTGCACTGCCTCACACCCTGTCTGGCCTGGAGCTTCCTCAA AGCTGGGTTTGCCCGCCAAGGTGCCAAGGAGAAGCAGCTTCTGAAGGAGGGCAATGCCTTCAATGTGTCGTCCTTCGTCCTGAGGGCCATGATGAGCGGGCAGTACTGGCCAGAGGGAGACGAGGTGTACCATGCGGAGATCGCCGTGCCCGTCCTGCTGGTGCACGGCATGCACGACAAGTTTGTGCCAGTCGAGGAAGACCAGCGCATGGCAGAG ATTCTGCTCCTGGCCTTTTTGAAGGTCATCGATGAAGGCAGCCACATGGTGATGATGGAGTGTCCAGAAGCAGTCAACACTCTTCTTCATGAATTCTTCCTCTGGGAGCCTGATAATTCATCCAAACCCAAACAAGAAACCATCAAGTCCACTAAAGACAAGATTCATCCTGCGAATGGGGCAGCTCAGCTGGCGGCGGAAAACAAGCCCTGA
- the LOC111860430 gene encoding uncharacterized protein: protein MFSDKKNLTLRLCKAVNDGEPRTVEDLLLQGANPNLVLRKGVAAVHLAVGKETEKRIRCLKLLLQHGADPNARSVEDLTPLHIAALWGCYQNLKLLLQNGGNPNLKDQDGNTATDLANQQDNHKCAQLLKEYWSWDALGTDDDDLPQFQYSFYRGQDCRDTSPHSGRVDSSAGLHDLSLLSDYGEGPLSSTRRSSSLNLARINSRPSWRGRSQLSGLLDFTDLQGRRTQEWNREFDKDLAAQSILSSTRISAGQQSYFGVLPMVEEKKSLVYSQKLQYDPVIHKRPANELPPQLDPLCSSRCASRKSVSFKDVDDYFPVFTDESPKQNENQSQHSSTDTTVDFTDYPEFLNLERLASVSHNQGIDVTSPDHVFVFSRDKHCASPDLDKTVVGNWLMEEKDEEERDDCDLAKIKGPIQPVCSSSGSSGPSEYSSCDSDPYTTVLGPCNLHRNTSFSDDDRETGAMSQQDRGSPRTASPNIQVCEATEQSAKLLLITEKSLNTVDSEEYKGVLDVSGKGTALPNKASKSTSKVAACLPQLINDLVLSPKSPSVKCNAEDLKNVRKECSDNPVEEPEWPCDDKGKVLRGVMDLSKACRESCSVDGDGGLLPLSPFVTGRTLSRLSRSSSRASGYITDSSVHSLFEDSLPTPNRQQLRQTRTPNSGRMPSIPANSQCSSPAHLMRRATTTMDTMVHCFQETQTRTLPCDSQADTLIISDSAADTVILEKTCGESATDSLADEQATRLGFLNSHGINEAEFLTDDRSSSEGEGLMQELSSGESLEAAGGTKPKDKESFITDDGDTGDSQLELVPHTPTAKYCCTSPMTPASGRTMRYSISRLSVSHKPRRLADLSYTPGGRPLIPSEEQPVEYLYTDIEKGHELIECHVPPSTNVTLSSDTSLATSDDTVLYDWRSLQLSPGKGKENEKPQKEILPDTAGLTDRELRRRLQELGEQPGPISRFTRPAYINKLNNLLQKSKNQQPVAHNTGYSVELANALETFTLPGCQAEEMALCQQFDQPDQNRKWREGITKSSFNYLLLDPRVTKNLPSRSSSITPAECFHTFINAIFYIGKGKRSRPYSHLYEALEYHRGDKTSRKLCSKVQHILQVWGAGQGVISLHCFQNVIPVEAYTREACMVDAIGLKMLTNQKRGDYYGVVSTWPLKRRRELGVHLLYRAMQIFLAEGERQLRPADI, encoded by the exons ATGTTTTCAGATAAAAAGAACTTAACATTGCGGCTATGCAAGGCAGTTAATGACGGCGAACCAAG GACTGTCGAGGACCTGCTTTTGCAAGGTGCCAATCCGAACCTCGTCCTCCGCAAAGGTGTCGCCGCCGTGCATTTGGCTGTTGGTAAAGAGACCGAGAAGCGAATCCGTTGCCTGAAGCTGCTGCTTCAGCATGGTGCAGATCCCAACGCCAG ATCTGTGGAGGACTTAACCCCTTTGCACATTGCGGCTTTGTGGGGTTGCTACCAGAACCTCAAACTGCTTTTACAAAATGGGGGGAATCCTAATTTAAAGGACCAG GATGGGAATACAGCAACTGACTTGGCAAACCAGCAAGACAACCACAAATGTGCCCAGCTTCTGAAGGAATATTGGTCTTGGGATGCACTGGGGACAGATGACGACGATCTGCCACAATTCCAGTACT CTTTTTACCGTGGTCAAGATTGCAGAGATACTTCTCCTCACAGTGGAAGAGTGGACAGCAGTGCTGGATTACATGACCTATCCTTGCTGAGTGACTATGGTGAGGGGCCACTCAGCAGCACCAGGAGATCCTCCTCGCTGAACCTGGCTAGGATCAATAGCAGACCCTCCTGGAGAGGCAGGTCCCAGCTATCAGGACTCCTGGACTTCACTGATCTTCAGGGGCGTCGCACTCAGGAATGGAACCGGGAGTTTGACAAGGATCTAGCAGCTCAGTCCATACTCAGCAGCACTCGAATATCAGCTGGTCAGCAGTCTTATTTTGGGGTCTTGCCCATGGTGGAGGAGAAAAAGTCACTTGTTTACTCTCAAAAATTGCAGTACGATCCTGTGATACACAAAAGACCAGCAAATGAACTTCCTCCTCAGCTGGACCCACTTTGTTCCTCAAGGTGCGCCAGCCGCAAAAGTGTAAGTTTTAAAGACGTGGATGACTACTTCCCTGTGTTTACAGATGAGTCACCCAAGCAGAATGAAAATCAAAGCCAGCACTCCTCAACTGACACAACAGTTGACTTCACAGACTACCCAGAATTCCTGAATTTAGAGCGCTTGGCATCTGTTTCGCACAATCAGGGAATTGATGTTACTTCTCCTGATCATGTCTTTGTCTTTTCCCGAGACAAACACTGTGCAAGTCCTGATTTGGATAAGACTGTGGTTGGAAACTGGCTAATGGAGGAAAAAGATGAGGAGGAGAGGGACGATTGTGACTTGGCCAAGATAAAAGGGCCTATTCAACCTGTATGCAGCTCCAGTGGTAGCAGTGGACCCAGTGAATACAGCAGCTGTGACAGTGATCCATACACTACTGTTCTGGGGCCTTGCAACCTTCACAGGAACACATCTTTTAGTGATGATGATAGGGAAACTGGGGCAATGTCCCAACAAGATCGGGGTTCTCCAAGAACGGCCTCCCCAAATATACAGGTGTGCGAAGCAACGGAGCAGTCTGCAAAATTACTGCTTATTACTGAAAAGTCGTTGAATACTGTTGATTCAGAAGAGTATAAGGGTGTCTTAGATGTAAGTGGAAAAGGCACGGCTCTCCCCAATAAGGCCAGCAAGAGCACTTCAAAAGTAGCTGCCTGTCTTCCTCAATTAATTAATGACCTGGTACTGTCTCCTAAGAGCCCTTCAGTAAAATGTAATGCAGAAGATCTGAAAAATGTGAGAAAAGAATGTTCAGACAACCCAGTTGAAGAACCTGAGTGGCCGTGTGATGACAAAGGGAAAGTATTGAGAGGAGTTATGGATCTTTCGAAAGCCTGTCGTGAGTCATGTAGTGTTGACGGAGATGGGGGCCTGCTTCCTCTGAGCCCATTTGTCACAGGGAGGACTCTCTCCAGGCTCAGTCGCAGCTCCTCCAGAGCCAGTGGTTACATTACAGATTCCTCAGTCCACTCACTTTTTGAAGACTCCTTGCCTACGCCAAACCGTCAGCAGCTCCGCCAAACTAGAACGCCCAACAGTGGGAGGATGCCCAGCATCCCAGCAAATAGCCAGTGCAGCAGTCCAGCACATTTAATGAGACGGGCAACCACAACGATGGACACCATGGTTCATTGCTTCCAGGAAACTCAGACCAGAACTCTTCCATGTGACAGCCAGGCAGACACACTGATCATCTCTGATAGTGCGGCTGACACAGTCATCCTGGAGAAAACCTGTGGAGAAAGTGCAACAGACTCCCTGGCAGATGAGCAAGCAACAAGATTAGGCTTCCTCAATAGTCACGGCATCAATGAGGCTGAGTTTCTCACGGATGATCGGTCCAGTTCAGAAGGGGAAGGACTCATGCAGGAGCTGAGCTCGGGTGAGTCGCTGGAAGCGGCTGGGGGTACCAAGCCTAAGGACAAAGAGTCTTTCATCACTGATGATGGGGACACTGGCGACTCCCAGTTGGAACTAGTACCACACACACCAACAGCTAAGTACTGTTGCACATCACCCATGACGCCGGCATCTGGGCGCACCATGCGGTACAGCATCAGTAGGCTCTCGGTCTCCCACAAGCCTCGGAGGCTGGCTGATCTGTCTTACACCCCAGGTGGGCGGCCACTGATTCCCAGCGAGGAGCAGCCTGTCGAGTACCTGTACACTGATATCGAGAAGGGACACGAGCTGATCGAATGCCATGTGCCGCCCAGCACCAATGTCACTCTTAGTTCTGACACCAGCCTGGCCACAAGCGACGACACCGTGCTGTACGACTGGCGTTCCTTGCAGCTCAGTCCTGGGAAAGGAAAGGAGAACGAGAAGCCCCAGAAGGAGATTCTGCCGGATACAGCAGGCCTGACAGACAGGGAGCTAAGGAGGAGGTTGCAGGAACTAGGAGAGCAGCCAGGACCCATCAGCCGGTTCACCCGCCCAGCGTACATCAACAAATTGAACAATCTGCTTCAGAAGTCCAAGAACCAGCAGCCTGTTGCCCATAACACAG GCTACAGCGTAGAACTAGCCAATGCCCTGGAGACCTTCACTCTGCCAGGCTGCCAGGCTGAGGAGATGGCCCTGTGCCAGCAGTTTGACCAACCTGACCAGAACAGGAAGTGGCGGGAAGGAATCACCAAGTCGAGCTTTAATTATTTGCTGCTTGACCCAAG AGTGACGAAGAACCTGCCATCCCGTAGCTCGTCCATAACACCCGCAGAGTGTTTCCACACCTTCATCAATGCTATCTTCTACATAGGCAAGGGGAAACGGTCCCGTCCATACAGCCACCTCTACGAGGCCCTGGAGTATCACAGAGGGGACAAAACCTCAAGG AAGCTGTGCTCTAAGGTGCAGCACATCCTGCAGGTGTGGGGGGCAGGCCAAGGGGTCATCTCCCTGCACTGCTTCCAGAACGTCATCCCCGTGGAGGCCTACACCCGAGAAGCTTGCATGGTGGATGCCATTG GTCTGAAGATGCTCACCAACCAAAAGCGTGGGGACTACTATGGCGTGGTATCCACTTGGCCACTGAAAAGGCGACGCGAGCTGGGTGTTCACCTGCTCTATCGCGCCATGCAGATCTTCCTGGCTGAGGGAGAGCGCCAGTTGCGGCCAGCAGATATTTAA
- the lmnb2 gene encoding lamin-B2 isoform X1, with amino-acid sequence MATATPSRTATESARSASTPLSPTRISRLQEKEELRHLNDRLAVYIDRVRALELENDRLMVKVSEKEEVTTREVTGIKTLYEAELADARRVLDETARERARLQIDLGKANAELEEVTKNFKKKDGDLVSALARIKELDSLHIRSEAALSAAMSENASLGAELADLKAQLAKAEDAHAVAKKQLESETLQRVDLENRCQSLSEELEFRKSMFDEEVRETRRRREKRMVEVDSGTKQDYDYKLAQALQDLRRQHEEQVAVYRTELEHTFRAKLDHAKVSSDLNDQAVNAAREELQESRMRIESLGYQLSALQKQASAAEERIRELEEILASDREKHRRQLDAKEREMAEMRECMQQQLNEYQELLDVKLALDMEINAYRKLLEGEEDRLKLSPSPSSRVTVSRAATTSSSSTRSSRAKRKRVELSSGSQPKVHINQEAEATGSITIEEIDLEGKSVTLRNVSEKDQSLGSWRLKRKIGDGDEITYKFTPKYVLKAGQTVTIWSADAGVSHSPPTDLLWKSQGSWGTGDDIVTFLVNSNGEEVAKRTVTKIIVHVENEDDEDADFGEEDLFHQQGDPKPSSRECLIM; translated from the exons ATGGCGACTGCAACCCCCAGCCGCACGGCTACCGAAAGCGCTCGGTCGGCTAGCACTCCGCTGTCCCCGACGCGCATCTCACGGTTGCAGGAAAAGGAGGAACTGCGGCACCTGAACGACAGGCTGGCCGTCTACATCGACCGTGTGCGGGCGCTGGAGCTGGAGAATGACCGGCTGATGGTAAAGGTGTCGGAGAAGGAGGAGGTCACCACTCGGGAG GTTACCGGCATCAAGACCTTGTATGAAGCAGAGCTGGCAGATGCTCGGCGTGTCCTGGATGAAACGGCTCGTGAGAGAGCCCGGCTGCAGATCGATCTTGGCAAAGCCAACGCCGAGCTTGAGGAGGTCACCAAGAA TTTTAAAAAGAAGGATGGGGATCTGGTGTCGGCTCTGGCCCGCATTAAGGAGCTGGATTCACTGCACATCAGGAGCGAAGCGGCGCTCAGCGCCGCCATGAGTGAGAACGCGTCTCTCGGCGCTGAGCTTGCCGACCTGAAAGCCCAGCTCGCTAAG GCTGAAGATGCCCATGCAGTTGCTAAGAAGCAGCTGGAATCAGAAACTTTACAGAGAGTGGATTTGGAGAACCGCTGTCAGAGCCTGTCGGAGGAGCTGGAGTTCAGGAAGAGCATGTTTGATGAG GAGGTGCGTGAGACTCGCCGGCGTCGCGAGAAGCGGATGGTGGAGGTGGACAGCGGGACCAAGCAGGACTACGACTACAAACTGGCACAGGCACTGCAGGATCTGCGCAGGCAGCATGAGGAGCAGGTGGCCGTCTACAGGACGGAGCTGGAGCACACGTTTAGGGCCAAG CTGGATCACGCCAAAGTGTCATCTGATCTCAATGACCAGGCTGTAAACGCAGCTCGAGAGGAGCTGCAGGAGTCACGCATGAGGATTGAAAGCCTGGGCTACCAACTCTCTGCCCTGCAGAAACAG GCCAGCGCAGCTGAGGAGCGCATCCGCGAGCTGGAGGAAATCCTGGCCAGCGATCGGGAGAAGCATCGGCGTCAGCTGGACGCCAAGGAGCGCGAGATGGCAGAGATGAGGGAGTGCATGCAGCAGCAGCTGAACGAGTACCAAGAGCTGCTGGACGTCAAGCTGGCCCTGGACATGGAGATCAACGCCTACAGGAAGCTGCTGGAGGGAGAGGAAGATAG GTTAAAACTGTCTCCCAGCCCATCTTCCCGGGTGACAGTGTCTCGCGCTGCtaccaccagcagcagctctACGCGCTCGTCTCGCGCCAAGAGAAAGCGAGTCGAGCTGTCGTCAGGAAGTCAGCCTAAGGTCCACATTAACCAAGAAGCCGAGGCCACAGGCAGCATCACCATCGAGGAGATAGACCTAGAGGGCAAGAGTGTCACCCTCAGAAATGTCTCTGAAAAG GATCAATCACTTGGCAGCTGGAGACTGAAAAGGAAAATTGGAGACGGGGATGAAATAACCTACAAATTTACACCAAAATATGTCCTCAAAGCAGGGCAGACTGTCACA ATCTGGAGTGCTGATGCTGGAGTATCTCACAGTCCACCCACTGACCTGCTCTGGAAAAGCCAGGGTTCCTGGGGCACTGGGGACGACATTGTCACCTTCTTGGTGAACTCAAATGGCGAG GAGGTGGCCAAGAGAACGGTCACCAAGATCATAGTACATGTGGAGAATGAAGATGATGAGGATGCTGACTTTGGTGAAGAAGATCTTTTCCATCAACAG GGAGACCCAAAGCCTTCATCCAGGGAATGTTTAATTATGTGA
- the lmnb2 gene encoding lamin-B2 isoform X2, with protein sequence MSENASLGAELADLKAQLAKAEDAHAVAKKQLESETLQRVDLENRCQSLSEELEFRKSMFDEEVRETRRRREKRMVEVDSGTKQDYDYKLAQALQDLRRQHEEQVAVYRTELEHTFRAKLDHAKVSSDLNDQAVNAAREELQESRMRIESLGYQLSALQKQASAAEERIRELEEILASDREKHRRQLDAKEREMAEMRECMQQQLNEYQELLDVKLALDMEINAYRKLLEGEEDRLKLSPSPSSRVTVSRAATTSSSSTRSSRAKRKRVELSSGSQPKVHINQEAEATGSITIEEIDLEGKSVTLRNVSEKDQSLGSWRLKRKIGDGDEITYKFTPKYVLKAGQTVTIWSADAGVSHSPPTDLLWKSQGSWGTGDDIVTFLVNSNGEEVAKRTVTKIIVHVENEDDEDADFGEEDLFHQQGDPKPSSRECLIM encoded by the exons ATGAGTGAGAACGCGTCTCTCGGCGCTGAGCTTGCCGACCTGAAAGCCCAGCTCGCTAAG GCTGAAGATGCCCATGCAGTTGCTAAGAAGCAGCTGGAATCAGAAACTTTACAGAGAGTGGATTTGGAGAACCGCTGTCAGAGCCTGTCGGAGGAGCTGGAGTTCAGGAAGAGCATGTTTGATGAG GAGGTGCGTGAGACTCGCCGGCGTCGCGAGAAGCGGATGGTGGAGGTGGACAGCGGGACCAAGCAGGACTACGACTACAAACTGGCACAGGCACTGCAGGATCTGCGCAGGCAGCATGAGGAGCAGGTGGCCGTCTACAGGACGGAGCTGGAGCACACGTTTAGGGCCAAG CTGGATCACGCCAAAGTGTCATCTGATCTCAATGACCAGGCTGTAAACGCAGCTCGAGAGGAGCTGCAGGAGTCACGCATGAGGATTGAAAGCCTGGGCTACCAACTCTCTGCCCTGCAGAAACAG GCCAGCGCAGCTGAGGAGCGCATCCGCGAGCTGGAGGAAATCCTGGCCAGCGATCGGGAGAAGCATCGGCGTCAGCTGGACGCCAAGGAGCGCGAGATGGCAGAGATGAGGGAGTGCATGCAGCAGCAGCTGAACGAGTACCAAGAGCTGCTGGACGTCAAGCTGGCCCTGGACATGGAGATCAACGCCTACAGGAAGCTGCTGGAGGGAGAGGAAGATAG GTTAAAACTGTCTCCCAGCCCATCTTCCCGGGTGACAGTGTCTCGCGCTGCtaccaccagcagcagctctACGCGCTCGTCTCGCGCCAAGAGAAAGCGAGTCGAGCTGTCGTCAGGAAGTCAGCCTAAGGTCCACATTAACCAAGAAGCCGAGGCCACAGGCAGCATCACCATCGAGGAGATAGACCTAGAGGGCAAGAGTGTCACCCTCAGAAATGTCTCTGAAAAG GATCAATCACTTGGCAGCTGGAGACTGAAAAGGAAAATTGGAGACGGGGATGAAATAACCTACAAATTTACACCAAAATATGTCCTCAAAGCAGGGCAGACTGTCACA ATCTGGAGTGCTGATGCTGGAGTATCTCACAGTCCACCCACTGACCTGCTCTGGAAAAGCCAGGGTTCCTGGGGCACTGGGGACGACATTGTCACCTTCTTGGTGAACTCAAATGGCGAG GAGGTGGCCAAGAGAACGGTCACCAAGATCATAGTACATGTGGAGAATGAAGATGATGAGGATGCTGACTTTGGTGAAGAAGATCTTTTCCATCAACAG GGAGACCCAAAGCCTTCATCCAGGGAATGTTTAATTATGTGA